The segment TAATCGCGTCCACCGAATACTTCCTGGATCAAGACAGGCGGAAGCAAGGTAGAGCCGGAGAATCCAATGCCAAATAATAAGGCGCCCGCATAGAGCATCCCAATACCGAATGAATTGGAAACCAGCAATGCGACTACCCCGATCATGCCGCCGCCAATGCCGACAAATAGTGCGGCTTTCACGCCAAATTTATCATTGATGGCACCTAGCAGGAACTTGCCGCCTGTTTGGCCAATCGTTACACATGTAACGCCCATCGCCGCCATGGTAGCCGTAAACCCGATGGATTCCACAAAGTTCGGCACGTGGAAGCTGACCGTGGAAGCTAAACCGAATAGTCCCGTAAAGAGCAGGACAAGATAAAAGGCCGGCGATTTGATCGCTTCTTTTTTGGATGCGCCTTTGACGGGTGCTTTTTTTGCACGAGTAGCATTCACATCCGCTTCATCGGCGCCATAAGCCGTCATAATGGGAGATTTTTATTTCAGCGGGCAGAGCGCATCTTTTCAGAAGTCGGCAATCTGGAGCGGTCACTGGAAGAGAGAAAAGGGGAAGGAGAAGGGAGTTTATCGATTGTCACTACGCTTCCATATACGTTCACCAATATCATCGACTTGTTTTTCGATGACTATCCGAATGTCATGTGCCAGCAGGTTCCATTATCAAAAGAAAATTTGCAGCAGTTTATAGAAAATGGAAAATACGATTTGTGCATCACGACAGAAAAGATCAATCATTCGAATGTGGAATGGGTGCCGTTATTTGAAGAAGAAATTTTTCTGACTGTGCCAAAATCCTATAAAGAAGCAAACACAGAAACGATTGACCTCATGGACTTGGACGACAACTTGCCATTCATCGGCTTGACCGACCAATACAGTTTCCGGCAATTCACGGATCAATTTTGCAAATCCGTCGGATATACACCGTTCTATCAAGTGGAACTGGAAGAAGCGACGACAATCTTGCAGCTTGTTAAAAACGGCGAGGTGCGTCATTTACACCTGAAACTTCGGTAAATTTATATGAAGATAAAATTAAGCACGTGAAGATTAAAAATGGGCAGTTCACTCGGACAATCGGCTTGTTAAAGCACAAGTATTCCTATCCAACCAAAATTTCGCAGGCGTTTGTCATTCATGCCCATGCTTATTTTCAACAGATGACAGCAGCGAATAAGAAAACGTTTTAATGGCCTTGTTTTACGGATACTTACCCCTGGTGTAATATTTGATTATGTCCAGGCACACCTTGCAGCGCTGCTTAAGATGCAGGCCAGCAAACCATTTGAGAAAGTAGGAGTCCAATAATGACAAGTTTGATGCCAAAACAAACAATCGACCGCAGTTCACCTATCCCTTTGTACAAGCAAATCAAAGAGATATTGATTAAGGAGCTTCAAGCAGCTTCCGGCGAAACTGGGCGGCCTTTCAGTACCGAGCATGAACTAGTTGAACGGTTTCATGTGAGCCGGGCGCCTGTTCGTCAGGCATTAAAGGAGCTTACAGATGAAGGGTATGTTTACCGGGAACGGGCGAAAGGCACTTTCCCAGTACAGGAAATGCCGGCACGGCCTCCAGGGCTGGAGCTAGGAGGACTGGTTGCTTACCTTCGCAGTCAAGGGTTGGATTGCAAGTCGAAAATATTGAATGTGGACCGTGTAGTGCCGACTCAACAACTTTATAAGATTCTCCGGCTGGATCCGGGTAAAGAGGTATTAAAAATTTCGCGTTTAATCTTGCTTGAAGACAAACCGCTTGTCTGGACACAGACTTATCTGCATGTGCCAGAAAAATTCCACCCGACTACAGAAGAACTGAAAGAAACCAACAGCATTTTTGTACTTCTCGAAAATGAACAAGGCACTCATATTTCCCGTGAGGACCATCAAATTTACGCTTCCGTTGCATCCGAAATGGAGGTGGAGATTTTGGAACTAGAAGACAAAGATCCAGTTCTTATTACAGAAACTAAATTATACACACGCACCGACCAATTGATTGGTTGGAGAAAAGCTGTCCATATACCGAACGGATATAAATTATCATTTTCAGTAAATCGCTGATAGAAATAGTAAATGCATAAGAGCAACATATGCTGGACCAGCATGAAAGCCTTTCGTCTTACTTGAAAAAATTAAAAGCCTATAAATAGCTAATAAAAACACCCCGTAAACGCGAGCGCAATGTCTCATGTTTACGGGGTGTTTTCATTCATCAAGTATTAACGGAATGCTGCTTTAAACTCACCAGTAACTTCCTGATGGCCATTATTGGAATCGAATGATTGTTGCTGCTCCAACTCAAAGCGATCCATGATTGGAATATCGTTGACTGAGAACAGGTAAGCGTCTTTCGTTGCTTTATGTTCATACCAAGCCCAGTTCGGGATTACAAAGTAATCGCCGGCTTTCCAGTCAAAGCGTACACCGTTGATGACGGTATAGCCCTCGCCTTTATGTGCATGGTAGACAGTTGAGTGGGTATGGCGCAATGCCTGTGTATGCATACCAGCAGGAAGGTGCTGCATGCGAGTTCCTAAAGTAGGAGCTGCCGATTTTCCTGTTGATGGATTGATGTATTCAAGTGCAAAGCCGTGGTGCTTGTCTGGCTCATATTGCATTAAACCGTTGATGCCGTCTACTGTGCGGTTCCATTTATAGTTTGCAAGTGGGGCAACTGTGTATTTATCGTCTCCTACAGGGCGCATCATGCCGCCGCGGTAGCGAACTTCTGAGAAGTTATCGGGAACTTCCGGTTCTTGGAGCCCGCCTTCGTATGGTTCAAAGAAAGTTCCACCGATTGAATAGAGCGTAGGGATGTCGAGTGCATCCATCCACAGCATCGGTTCTTCACCTAAATGCTCATGGCCGTGCCATAAGTTTTTAGGCGTCGTCAAGAAGTCGCCTTCTTCCATGAAAATGCGTTCGCCTTGAACGATTGTGTAAGCACCTGTCCCTTCAGAAATGAAGCGCAGTGCAGATTGTGAATGGCGGTGAGAAGGTGCTTTTTCACCTGGAAGAAGCATCTGGACAGCGGCATAAATGGTTTGGGAAGTTGAAGCCCAGCCCCAAGGTTTGCGGTAAGTCAAGCCAGGGTTTTGGAAATAAAGCGCACGGCGTTCACCACCGCGGTCAGGTGTGAAGATTTGGCAAGCTTCAGCCATTTTCGCCGCAATCAATTCTTTTGACCATAAATATGCTTCGGCTTGCGGCTTCGGCGTTTTGTTCATGATTTCAGGAATTGCTTCCCAAAGAGGCCCTAAGTTGTATTGAGCAATTTCTTTGTTATAATCTTTTACCGTTTGACTTTTCATAAATTCTGCTACTTCTGGAGATACTCCGGCCATTTTACTTCGACTCCTTCTGTAAGTAGATTGGTATAAATGATAGCTATGATATTCCGCAAAACAGCTGCGCTTGCCGCGGGCGAGCGCCAAGCCTCCTCAGCCGCTTCGCGTCTTGCGGGGTCTTGGCTGTCTCGCTATCCCGCAGGCAAGACATTAGCCGAAGCCTGCGAGGCTAAGTCTTTGCGACGAAGTGCGCAGCACTGCAGGAGCAGTACGGTTTTCTCCGCTGTTTTGCTTCATATCTTTCGATGCTTTTGTTAAAAGGATAATCAGCTTTATGTTTTTCCTTATCCAAATAACTCTAGCTGAAAGAGTGGAAGGCGGCGACTCCAGCGGGACAGCGCGAGCTGAAGACCCTGGACTGAACGTAGTGAGGGAAGCGGCTGAAGCCGTGTCCGCGGAAAGCGTCCGCCTGAAACGATTTCATCAGCTGCTCAAATAACTATTACGCGTTAACTAGAGTAGTTGCTGCAGTAGCAACTTTGTTTTCAAGTGCGCCGACTTTGTCGATTTCGATGCGTACAACATCTCCGTCTTTCAAGAATTGCTGAGGTTTCATCGCGACTCCAACTCCACCAGGTGTACCTGTCAATACAACATCGCCAGGCTCAAGCGTCATCAGATTAGATAGGAAAGAAACTAATTTCTGAACAGAGAAGACCAGGTTAGCTGTATTTGTTTTCTGGCGAACTTCTCCGTTTACAGTCAAGACAACATCCAAACCGGACGGATCTTTCAATTCGTCAGTAGTAACAAGGTAAGGACCCATTGGTGCAGAGCCGTCTACTGTTTTACCTTGCAGCCACTGCAACGTGCGGCGTTGAATGTCGCGGTAAGTCACATCGTTTGTGATCGTGTAACCGGCTACATAATCCAGCGCATCTTCTTCAGAAACATTGCGTGCTTGTTTGCCGATAACGAATGTGAATTCTGCTTCGTAATCAAGCTGCTCTGAAATCGGGTAGAACGGGATATCATCTTCCGGACCTAAGATCGTGTTCGCGAATTTTGCGAAAATTACTGGATGAGTCGGCAATTCGCGGCCCATTTCCAAAATGTGTTCGCGGTAGTTGTGTCCGACACAAATGATTTTTCCAGGATTGATGACAGGTGCTTCCACTTTTACTTCTTCAAGCTTGTAAACAGCTTTTTGAGCAGATACAGAAGGATTAGCCAAGATGAAATCTACGGCTTCTTGCGCCAATTGAAGCGACTTTTCTCCGCCTTGATATAATTCATCCGTTGTAGACGGCACATAAGCGTGTGCAATTTCTTTGTAACGATATTCACCAGCTGCCTGCAACTGCGCTTGGTAAGCTAAATTTAAGTCAACCACCTGCTCGTCTACAATTGCACCAGCACGTGTTAAGCCATTATGTGTATAGTTAATTAATTTCATGATAGACCTCCTAATTATCTAAATAGAATACTTAGTTCTCTATTTATAGAAAACATAAACCATTTGTACGTACATTGTCAATACTTTTCGTAAATTTTCTGTTTCTTCTGAAAAAGTCATGTGGAATAATTGGATAGCTTTTTTGAAAGCGCAAGCATTTTCTGCGCATTCGGGTGGTGATGGTTTTGTGGAATCAGATTTTTATAACCAACTGCTGTAATTGCTGCTACTAATTCCTGTTGATGATTAAATACCGGCACGCTGCAGGATGAAATGTGTTCAATGAGCGGTTCTGTTTTAGCCGCGAACAAATGCTCTTTGACTTGTTCCATTTCTTTCATGATGGCTAATTGTTCATGAACAGATAAAGTTTGACTGGATTGATTGATCCACTTGTTTAACTGCAGCCCTTCTTGGAACGCATAGAAAATATATCCTGTCGATGAAAGAAGCGGCAATGTGGTTCCATGCTGTGCGCCAATGTCAATTCCATAAGTAACGCTCCAGATTTCTTTTACCAGCGGACCGTCTATAGAAGGAAGTGCAATCAATGCGGTCAACCCTGTTTCTTCTGCGAAAGCTTTCATATACGAATCAGCGATCTCAATAAATGAGGTATCGCCTTGGGCCATATTGCCGATTTCAATCAGCCTGTTGCCCAGCGTATATGTATGGGTTGCAGAATCACGGTGGAGAAATCCAGCTAGAGAAAGAGTGGTCAAGTATTTATGGATATTGCTTTTGGTCATATTCGTCAGCTGTTGGATTTCCGTGAATTTCATCGGCCTGCGTTCTTTCGCGATCATTTCCAGAACATCCAATCCATTCTGAAGCGATTGGATAATTGCCGGCTTTCTTTCTTCCATTTCTTCTTCCTCCTTTCTGTTCCATCCCTTCGCAAGCATAAAAAAGAGAAAGAACTGATCAAAAAGATAGAAAATTTATATTTCTTATTGACAATCATAACAGAAAAGCTTAAAGTTTTCATTAATAAGAAACTTAGTTCTCTATTTGTGGATTAAATATATTTCTGGAGGTTTTCAAATGGAAAAAGTAAGCGATATCATTATTGTAGGTGGAGGAATCGGCGGCTTGGCGACAGCGCTTTCAATTGTTCAGCGTACAGACAAGTCCGTAACAGTAATGGAACAAGCACCTGAATTTGGCGAAGTGGGAGCAGGAATTCAGTTAGGGGCAAACGCTTTATATGTGTTGGATCAACTTGGTGTAAAAGAAGAAATCGAGAAAGTCTCAGTTTCTCCTAAACGCTTGGTCTTAAAAGACGTTTATACTGCAGAAGAGCTGGCAGTCTTAGATTTGACTGAAGGATTCCAAGAGCGCTTTAAACAGCCATACCTGGTATTGCACCGCTCAGACTTGCACCGTGTGTTATTCGAAGCATGTAAAAAATATGACCGTATCACATTCATGAACAATCAGATCATCCAAACGGTTGAACAAGAAGAAGGCCAAGCGAGCGTTACAAACCAAAATGGCGAAACGTACAACGCGGAAGCTGTCATCGGTGTAGATGGCTTGAAATCAAATGTCCGGAAATTATTCTCTGATGATGAGCCGATTTGCTCTGAATACGTAGCTTATCGCGGAACAATTCCGATTGAAGAAATCACAGCAAAAGGCGATGTCGCGATGGACGATGTCATCATGTGGATCGGGCCGAACCTTCACTTGGTTCAATATCCGGTACGCCGCGGTGAACTTTATAACCAAGTGGTCGTCTTTAAAACATATGACTACAAACCAGATGGCGATTGGGGAACACCAGAAGAAATGGTAGAGCGCTTCAAAGGAGCTCATCCTCTTGTTGAGAAGGCATTGGAGTTTATTTCTACACAGTTCCGATGGGGAATGTTCGATCGTCTGCCAATCGAAAACTGGACAGAAGGCAACGTGACGTTGCTGGGCGATGCGGCGCACCCAATGCTGCAGTACTTGGCGCAAGGTGCAGCACAGGCACTTGAAGATGCTTTTGTCTTAGGGGAAGCACTGGAAACAGAAGCGACTTATAACGAAGCTTTCACTAAATACCAGGCTGAAAGACTGCCACGCAGTGCTATGGTTCAAACGTCTGCACGCAAATGGGGAGAAATCATCCATGCAGAAGACGAAATCACAACACTCTTGCGCAATACGATTTTCAGCCAGCATAAAGCAACTGACTATGAAGTAGCCGATCACTTATACAACTACTTCAATGTCCGTAAAAACGAAGTAAAAGCTTAAAAAATAAAAAAAGAGAAAGAGGGATCATTCCTCTTTCTCTTTGTATCCATAGATTGCAGACATTTCTTTGCTCATTGAAACAATGCGTTGAATGATTTCTGAATCACTTTCATGAGGGATATCTTCTGAGAAGCCGACGACAGAAAAAGAACCGATCAGTTCACGTTTATAGTTCAGGATTGGAAACCCGAGAGACGATACATGGCGGATAAGAGGTTCGTAGGCGTATGTATACTGGCTATTTCTTATCTGTTTCATCTCATTCTGGAACTTGGAAATGTCGAAGTTTTCGATTGCTTGCTGCTCTTGTTCAATCCAGTTAGTCATTTCCATTGAATGGGCATAGGCGGCAAAGATTTTGCCGGATGCCGAATAAAGTGGCAGTTTGGTTCCTACTTGCGCGCCGATATTCAGCCCGTAATTGGTATTCCAGATATTTGTAATAATCGGTCCCTCATTCACCCAAGTAGCGAAGAGTGTGGTCATACTGGTGATTTTGCTGATTTCTTTAAAATAGGGAGTCAACCTGTCGATAAAATCAGCATTTTGCAAAGCGGCAGTGCCGTATTGCAGGAATTTATAACCAAGAGAATAAGAACCGCGCCTTTGATCCCGGTACAATAAATCCAGTCGCGTTAATGTATTTAAGTATTTGTATAGATTGCTTTTGGAAATGCCGGTAACTTCTTGGATATCGGAAAACTTCAATGGAAGATCGCTTTGCGCAACGGCATCAATAATTTGAATTCCCAAAGCTAATGAGCCAATTGTTGAATTGCTGGACATGAAATTCATTCCTCTCTCTTTGTTTAGTTGCAAAGCATTAAAAATAACGGTTTACAACCGGAACTAAGGAGTATTTTACAGTGACTATTGAAAAATTGAAAGAAAGTGCAACAAACATCAAATCAACGATCAGCCAAATGGTCAGCATATTAGAAACGACAGAAACATCTTTATTATATAAGAAGCCTTCTGCAGAAGAATGGTCAGTTATGCAAATTGCCAACCATGTCATTGAAGCAGTAGAATTCTGGACAGCCGATTTGGAAGCGCTATTGATTGTTCCGGGTGCAAAATGGGGACGCAATCACGAACATGTAAGACGTTTAGCAGCTGTTGAAGAAAAACAAGTGGAAGCTGTTTCAAAAGAAGAAGCCGTTCTCTGGCTGCAATCGCTTGTCCCTCTTACAGAAGATGCATTTGAGAAAGTTCAAGAAGAAGACTTAGCGAAAACTGCACCAAGCTATAACCCGAACTTCGACGGCAAACCACTATCGTTCTTGATTGACCATCTCATTGTTAAGCATATTGAAGGCCATTTAGGCCAAATGCAACGCCACTTAGAAAAAGTGCGTGTGCAGGAAGTAAAATAAGTTAATAAATTTCAAGTATAAACACATGCTTTTGCTTCAGGGCTGCCGAGAAAATCTCGGTGGCTTCTTTCATTTTGATGCCTTTATCAGTGAACAGTTGTTACGTATTCAACTACGAGCAACAAAAAGAATAAGCCGGCACCTGATAACAGATGCCGGCTCATGTTATTTTGAAACTGATATTTACGGATTAATCACAAGGCCATCTTCAGCGGGCACGATTTCTCCTTTGAAGTTCGCATCTGAAAATGCCTTCTTGACGTATTCAGTGTCTATTCCACCCAATCCAATATGGGTCAGAACAGCTTTCTTGGCCCCTGCATCTGCAGCCATTTTGGCGAGTTCTTCTGTAGTCGCGTGAGATCCTTCTAAGCCGTCCCTTAAATTTTTAGCTGCTTTTTCGGAAAGAGCTGAGAAAGTCCCGGTCATCATACCATCCAGCACCAGAATATCTGCACCTTTTGCAAATGGTGCAAGATTATCGGTATAAGCTAAATCTCCTGAAATTACGACACTTTGGCCTTCTGCCTCAAAGCGGTACGCATAGGTTGGAGCAGTATGCGGAACGGGAATAGCCGTGATTTTCACACCATCAAGTTCCAAGCTATGATGTTCTTCAGTGAAGTCGGTGATATTCACATTCGTCAGCGCCCCGTCTTTCGCCGTGCCTAAACTTGCACGGTACTCCAAATCTTTCTTAAAAAACTTAACGGTTGTGTCATACAGTTCCTGGACTTGCGGCCCGACTAAATTAAGGGCTCTTCGTCCATCGGATCCTTGCCAACCGTCAATGAAGAACGTCCAGAAATCACCGTTATGGTCAACGTGTTGATGAGTGAACAGCATATTCGTAATTTTTTCGGCAGGAAGACCTAGCTCCAATAAAGTGCTGGTTGTATTGGCTCCACAGTCGACTAAGAAATATTTGTCTTTAAACTGAACCAAGGTGCTCGGGGAATTGCGGCCGATTTCCGTTAAGGGATTGCCTGACCCGACCGTGACGACGCGAAAGCCCTCTGGGACTGTTGCAAACGCAGAGGTTTTCCCTTTTTGCTGACCGGCTGAAGAACCATTGCTGCCTTTTTTATCTTTTATTTCCATGGCTTTCTCTTTCAATTGGCCAGTTAGTTGTAAAGCTTTCTCTTTTGCTTGGTCCAACTTTCCGGTGTCATCAGAATTGCCGCCCGAAATTTTTTCTTTCACTGTGCTTTGCAGTTCTTTCCCGCTTTTTGGAGCTGCAAGAAGTGCTGCGGCTGCGCCAACCAGTGCCCCGGTTATTACGCCTGATGTGAAACTGCCGCTTGAGCTGCTTTTGGCAGCATTTGCTGTTCCGGCGATTTTTCCGGCCCGCTGAAGGCGTTCTTCTACTTCTTCGACAATTTCATTGATGCTGCGCCCACGGGTTTCCACGAGTGAGCCTTCTATACGCGAACCGGCGAAAACATTCTGATTCCGTACAACAATCGCGTCGTAATCGATTGCTTCTATTGTTCGCTTTACCATATCTGCCTGGTATCCTTTTTTCTTCAAGGCACGCTGAACGTCTGTAAAAGGATGTTCAACTGCAATTTTTACCATATTATCAACCTCTTTTTTTATTTTTGTAATTTTATTCTCTACCCTGAAACTGCCTTTTTTAAAACATTTTATCTCAGTGCACGAGGTCTATTCTTAGTACAGAGTTGAAAGTAAACCAAATTGACTTTCCCAATCACAATCTGTATATTAGGTTGCGAAGAAGTTGATGGGAGTGAATCGTTTGAGTTCGAACTCTGAATTACAGAATTTAGATTTGATAGATTTATTGAGCGAACGGCATAGTTTAGTTCGTGGAATCTCGGAGAGAGCCTGGAACAGCCAAAGTGACATTTATATTTCGAACTCGGAATGGTATATCATGGCAAGGATTTATAAAAAG is part of the Planococcus shenhongbingii genome and harbors:
- a CDS encoding MFS transporter, producing MTAYGADEADVNATRAKKAPVKGASKKEAIKSPAFYLVLLFTGLFGLASTVSFHVPNFVESIGFTATMAAMGVTCVTIGQTGGKFLLGAINDKFGVKAALFVGIGGGMIGVVALLVSNSFGIGMLYAGALLFGIGFSGSTLLPPVLIQEVFGGRDYASIYTTIMSASTLGVAFGTTLFSYLYDTTGSYYIVFIIVLVFFTITISSSLFSLKWKAKLNY
- a CDS encoding LysR family transcriptional regulator substrate-binding protein, whose protein sequence is MFFDDYPNVMCQQVPLSKENLQQFIENGKYDLCITTEKINHSNVEWVPLFEEEIFLTVPKSYKEANTETIDLMDLDDNLPFIGLTDQYSFRQFTDQFCKSVGYTPFYQVELEEATTILQLVKNGEVRHLHLKLR
- a CDS encoding GntR family transcriptional regulator; the protein is MTSLMPKQTIDRSSPIPLYKQIKEILIKELQAASGETGRPFSTEHELVERFHVSRAPVRQALKELTDEGYVYRERAKGTFPVQEMPARPPGLELGGLVAYLRSQGLDCKSKILNVDRVVPTQQLYKILRLDPGKEVLKISRLILLEDKPLVWTQTYLHVPEKFHPTTEELKETNSIFVLLENEQGTHISREDHQIYASVASEMEVEILELEDKDPVLITETKLYTRTDQLIGWRKAVHIPNGYKLSFSVNR
- a CDS encoding cupin domain-containing protein; the protein is MAGVSPEVAEFMKSQTVKDYNKEIAQYNLGPLWEAIPEIMNKTPKPQAEAYLWSKELIAAKMAEACQIFTPDRGGERRALYFQNPGLTYRKPWGWASTSQTIYAAVQMLLPGEKAPSHRHSQSALRFISEGTGAYTIVQGERIFMEEGDFLTTPKNLWHGHEHLGEEPMLWMDALDIPTLYSIGGTFFEPYEGGLQEPEVPDNFSEVRYRGGMMRPVGDDKYTVAPLANYKWNRTVDGINGLMQYEPDKHHGFALEYINPSTGKSAAPTLGTRMQHLPAGMHTQALRHTHSTVYHAHKGEGYTVINGVRFDWKAGDYFVIPNWAWYEHKATKDAYLFSVNDIPIMDRFELEQQQSFDSNNGHQEVTGEFKAAFR
- a CDS encoding fumarylacetoacetate hydrolase family protein, translating into MKLINYTHNGLTRAGAIVDEQVVDLNLAYQAQLQAAGEYRYKEIAHAYVPSTTDELYQGGEKSLQLAQEAVDFILANPSVSAQKAVYKLEEVKVEAPVINPGKIICVGHNYREHILEMGRELPTHPVIFAKFANTILGPEDDIPFYPISEQLDYEAEFTFVIGKQARNVSEEDALDYVAGYTITNDVTYRDIQRRTLQWLQGKTVDGSAPMGPYLVTTDELKDPSGLDVVLTVNGEVRQKTNTANLVFSVQKLVSFLSNLMTLEPGDVVLTGTPGGVGVAMKPQQFLKDGDVVRIEIDKVGALENKVATAATTLVNA
- a CDS encoding IclR family transcriptional regulator; the protein is MEERKPAIIQSLQNGLDVLEMIAKERRPMKFTEIQQLTNMTKSNIHKYLTTLSLAGFLHRDSATHTYTLGNRLIEIGNMAQGDTSFIEIADSYMKAFAEETGLTALIALPSIDGPLVKEIWSVTYGIDIGAQHGTTLPLLSSTGYIFYAFQEGLQLNKWINQSSQTLSVHEQLAIMKEMEQVKEHLFAAKTEPLIEHISSCSVPVFNHQQELVAAITAVGYKNLIPQNHHHPNAQKMLALSKKLSNYST
- a CDS encoding FAD-dependent monooxygenase gives rise to the protein MEKVSDIIIVGGGIGGLATALSIVQRTDKSVTVMEQAPEFGEVGAGIQLGANALYVLDQLGVKEEIEKVSVSPKRLVLKDVYTAEELAVLDLTEGFQERFKQPYLVLHRSDLHRVLFEACKKYDRITFMNNQIIQTVEQEEGQASVTNQNGETYNAEAVIGVDGLKSNVRKLFSDDEPICSEYVAYRGTIPIEEITAKGDVAMDDVIMWIGPNLHLVQYPVRRGELYNQVVVFKTYDYKPDGDWGTPEEMVERFKGAHPLVEKALEFISTQFRWGMFDRLPIENWTEGNVTLLGDAAHPMLQYLAQGAAQALEDAFVLGEALETEATYNEAFTKYQAERLPRSAMVQTSARKWGEIIHAEDEITTLLRNTIFSQHKATDYEVADHLYNYFNVRKNEVKA
- a CDS encoding IclR family transcriptional regulator, yielding MSSNSTIGSLALGIQIIDAVAQSDLPLKFSDIQEVTGISKSNLYKYLNTLTRLDLLYRDQRRGSYSLGYKFLQYGTAALQNADFIDRLTPYFKEISKITSMTTLFATWVNEGPIITNIWNTNYGLNIGAQVGTKLPLYSASGKIFAAYAHSMEMTNWIEQEQQAIENFDISKFQNEMKQIRNSQYTYAYEPLIRHVSSLGFPILNYKRELIGSFSVVGFSEDIPHESDSEIIQRIVSMSKEMSAIYGYKEKEE
- a CDS encoding DinB family protein → MTIEKLKESATNIKSTISQMVSILETTETSLLYKKPSAEEWSVMQIANHVIEAVEFWTADLEALLIVPGAKWGRNHEHVRRLAAVEEKQVEAVSKEEAVLWLQSLVPLTEDAFEKVQEEDLAKTAPSYNPNFDGKPLSFLIDHLIVKHIEGHLGQMQRHLEKVRVQEVK
- a CDS encoding YkuS family protein is translated as MVKIAVEHPFTDVQRALKKKGYQADMVKRTIEAIDYDAIVVRNQNVFAGSRIEGSLVETRGRSINEIVEEVEERLQRAGKIAGTANAAKSSSSGSFTSGVITGALVGAAAALLAAPKSGKELQSTVKEKISGGNSDDTGKLDQAKEKALQLTGQLKEKAMEIKDKKGSNGSSAGQQKGKTSAFATVPEGFRVVTVGSGNPLTEIGRNSPSTLVQFKDKYFLVDCGANTTSTLLELGLPAEKITNMLFTHQHVDHNGDFWTFFIDGWQGSDGRRALNLVGPQVQELYDTTVKFFKKDLEYRASLGTAKDGALTNVNITDFTEEHHSLELDGVKITAIPVPHTAPTYAYRFEAEGQSVVISGDLAYTDNLAPFAKGADILVLDGMMTGTFSALSEKAAKNLRDGLEGSHATTEELAKMAADAGAKKAVLTHIGLGGIDTEYVKKAFSDANFKGEIVPAEDGLVINP